One genomic window of Streptomyces sp. NBC_01498 includes the following:
- a CDS encoding condensation domain-containing protein, giving the protein MTVLPLSFAQRRLWFMNRLEGASATYNVPVVLRLGGVPDHRALAAAVADLTHRHEVLRTVFPAVDGEPFQHLLDGPGPEPERVECVPGAVDALVDAFVHEPFDITTQRPLRVRLFVTGSGESVLVLLLHHVATDGWSTAPLLRDLSAAYAARAAGAAPEWEPLPVQYADYTLWQRDMLGEADDPESLLAEQLAFWRETLSGVPAVLELPADRPRPAEPSGRGDLVKGWIDAGTHGRLLELARSRRASLFMVAQAVLAGVLARVSGRDDVVVGSAVAGRPEEELNDLVGFFVNSLVLRTDVSGDPSFAELLDRVRESDLAAYAHDDLPFDLLVEHLNPSRSLSHHPFFQTMLTLQNDTDPGVRLGDIPGSAEPAGLRTAKFDVNVFCTEVHGDDGEPGGVEVWFQYATDLFDASTATLLLGFFTRALNAVAADPAVRVTDAVALTDEERRALADRRARVADARTAAEDKAGERAAGGTEGRTGSSAAGAAARSPREEILCGLFASVLGRGRVAPDDNFFRNGGHSLLGVRLVNRVRSVLGVDLGIRDLFLAPTPAGLDRRLDELAGEGSARPPLVPVERPARVPMSFAQRRLWFVNELEGPSRSYNIPVVLRLDAPLDADVLADALADVAERHEVLRTVCGVADGEPYQRILSGVRPPLEVVRTDEAGLTAAVDAATGQVFDLGADLPLRARLLELADSGGQVLVVLVHHIAGDGWSLEPLLADLSAAYGARAAGAAPQWEPLPVQYADYALWQRGMLGGESDAESVLARQLDFWRGALTGAPPVLELPAARTRPAVASHDGALVPFALDADVHDALARIAGANGATLFMVLQAALAVTLSRLGAGTDLPVGTVEAGRGDAALDDLVGFFVNTLVLRTDVSGDPAFADLVARVRDTDLAAYAHQDVPFEQLVEHLSPDRSTAHHPLVQVMLLLRSAGGAGGAGTGGRSALSGSDVLFDTGRAKFDLTLALTERQGADGARAGLTGVLEYATDLYDAATARLVVDCLVAVVRQAASAPERRIEEFDLLSAAERAASAGPDPDQIHAPDVRITDLFARRVASAPDAVALVADGRRTTYGALGAASDRLSRELVARGVGRGDVVGVLLEPGTALVVSALAALKSGAAYALRDPAAEGGRDDVAVPLAALVHGGPGAVDRSGSVWAAAQVIEVDTNGVAAGGSSEETTTGVAAPLLAGSASDGAYVLPGSPAPLFSHRAVVAAATDPSLVGPSVWLQHTPVSSGRFALELWAPLLSGATCVLSSGGSGRPERIASLVTEHEVTAAVLPGRVFDVLVDDHPEAFARLDLVVTADEPPSGGRLAHAQSRFGQVRTVHGHGAAGSVFGHGGSVGNEPGRELASAGRRYVLDGRLRPVPVGVPGELYVAGPRTADGFPGRGAASSAYLTADPFGPVGGRMHRTGESAVRAADGTVRVLGRAGDAPPSVRGLRVVPREIEAVLAGHPSVRRAAVLLREDAPGERRLVAYLVAAGGAGAADLTAVRAAVAETLPAHWVPAEFVVLDALPLTPEGRLDRAALPAPEDVRTPSAEPPRDAREEILHGLFVEILGGRPISRDDNFFRVGGHSLLAVRLLNRIRSALGAELTLRDVFTAPSVATLVERLPANDGPKPEMPPQESRPTLRRRTRAGSRVHEAGVPAGRP; this is encoded by the coding sequence ATGACTGTGCTCCCGTTGTCGTTCGCGCAGCGTCGGCTGTGGTTCATGAATCGCCTGGAAGGCGCGTCGGCGACCTACAACGTGCCGGTCGTGCTGCGGCTGGGCGGGGTGCCGGACCACCGGGCGCTGGCCGCCGCGGTGGCGGACCTGACGCACCGTCACGAGGTGCTGCGTACCGTGTTCCCCGCCGTGGACGGTGAGCCGTTCCAGCATCTGCTCGACGGTCCCGGACCGGAGCCGGAGCGGGTGGAGTGCGTCCCCGGCGCGGTCGACGCGCTGGTGGACGCGTTCGTGCACGAGCCCTTCGACATCACAACCCAACGCCCTTTGCGGGTGCGGCTGTTCGTGACCGGTTCCGGCGAGTCCGTGCTGGTGCTGCTGCTCCACCACGTGGCCACGGACGGCTGGTCGACGGCGCCCCTGCTGCGGGACCTGTCGGCCGCCTACGCGGCCAGGGCGGCGGGCGCGGCCCCGGAGTGGGAGCCGCTGCCCGTGCAGTACGCCGACTACACGCTCTGGCAGCGCGACATGCTGGGCGAGGCCGACGACCCCGAGAGTCTGCTCGCCGAGCAACTGGCCTTCTGGCGCGAGACCTTGTCCGGGGTGCCCGCCGTGCTGGAGCTGCCGGCGGACCGGCCGCGCCCGGCGGAGCCGTCCGGCCGGGGCGACCTGGTGAAGGGCTGGATCGACGCCGGGACCCACGGCCGGCTGCTGGAACTGGCACGGTCGAGGCGGGCGAGCCTGTTCATGGTGGCGCAGGCGGTGCTGGCGGGTGTGCTGGCCCGGGTGAGCGGGCGGGACGACGTCGTCGTCGGCTCGGCCGTCGCGGGACGCCCGGAGGAGGAGCTGAACGATCTGGTCGGGTTCTTCGTCAACAGTCTGGTGCTGCGCACCGATGTGTCCGGCGATCCGTCGTTCGCCGAACTCCTCGACCGGGTGCGGGAGTCGGACCTCGCGGCGTACGCCCACGACGATCTGCCGTTCGACCTTCTGGTGGAGCATCTCAACCCTTCCCGCTCGCTGTCCCACCATCCCTTCTTCCAGACGATGCTCACGCTTCAGAACGACACCGACCCCGGTGTCCGGCTGGGTGACATCCCGGGCTCCGCCGAGCCGGCCGGGCTGCGCACCGCCAAGTTCGACGTGAACGTCTTCTGCACGGAGGTGCACGGCGACGACGGCGAGCCCGGCGGTGTCGAGGTGTGGTTCCAGTACGCCACCGACCTGTTCGACGCGTCGACCGCGACCTTGCTGCTCGGCTTCTTCACCCGAGCGCTGAACGCCGTCGCCGCCGACCCGGCGGTCCGCGTCACCGACGCCGTCGCCCTCACCGACGAGGAACGCCGGGCGCTGGCCGACCGGCGCGCGCGGGTGGCGGACGCCCGTACGGCGGCGGAGGACAAGGCCGGGGAGCGGGCGGCGGGCGGTACGGAGGGCCGGACCGGGTCCTCGGCGGCCGGGGCGGCGGCGCGCTCGCCGCGCGAGGAGATCCTCTGCGGACTCTTCGCCTCGGTGCTGGGCCGGGGGCGGGTCGCCCCGGACGACAACTTCTTCCGCAACGGCGGGCATTCGCTCCTCGGGGTGCGGCTGGTGAACCGTGTGCGGTCCGTGCTCGGTGTCGACCTCGGCATCCGTGACCTGTTCCTCGCGCCCACCCCCGCCGGACTCGACCGGCGGCTGGACGAGTTGGCCGGCGAAGGATCGGCGCGGCCACCGCTGGTGCCGGTGGAGCGGCCCGCGCGGGTGCCCATGTCGTTCGCGCAGCGGCGGCTGTGGTTCGTCAACGAGCTTGAGGGGCCGAGCCGTTCGTACAACATCCCGGTCGTGCTCCGGCTGGACGCGCCCCTGGACGCGGATGTCCTGGCGGACGCGCTGGCCGATGTGGCCGAGCGGCACGAGGTGCTGCGGACGGTGTGCGGGGTGGCCGACGGGGAGCCGTACCAGCGCATCCTGAGCGGGGTCCGGCCGCCGCTGGAGGTGGTGCGTACCGACGAGGCGGGGCTGACGGCGGCCGTCGACGCGGCGACGGGCCAGGTCTTCGACCTCGGCGCGGACCTGCCGCTGCGCGCGCGGCTGCTGGAGTTGGCGGACTCGGGCGGGCAGGTGCTGGTGGTGCTGGTGCACCACATCGCGGGGGACGGCTGGTCGCTGGAGCCCTTGCTGGCCGACCTGTCGGCCGCGTACGGAGCACGGGCGGCGGGCGCGGCCCCGCAGTGGGAGCCGCTGCCCGTGCAGTACGCCGACTACGCCCTCTGGCAGCGCGGCATGCTGGGCGGGGAGTCCGACGCGGAGAGTGTGCTGGCGCGTCAACTGGACTTCTGGCGGGGCGCTTTGACCGGTGCTCCCCCGGTGCTGGAGCTGCCGGCCGCCCGGACCCGGCCGGCGGTGGCGAGCCACGACGGGGCGCTGGTGCCGTTCGCGCTCGACGCGGACGTGCACGACGCGCTGGCCCGGATCGCCGGGGCGAACGGCGCGACGCTCTTCATGGTCCTCCAGGCGGCGCTGGCGGTCACGCTGTCCCGGCTGGGGGCGGGGACCGATCTGCCGGTCGGGACCGTCGAGGCCGGGCGTGGCGACGCGGCGCTGGACGACCTGGTGGGCTTCTTCGTCAACACCCTCGTGCTGCGGACGGACGTGTCCGGCGATCCCGCCTTCGCCGACCTGGTGGCCCGGGTGCGGGACACCGACCTGGCCGCCTACGCGCACCAGGACGTTCCGTTCGAGCAGCTCGTGGAGCATCTGAGCCCGGACCGTTCCACCGCTCATCACCCGCTCGTCCAGGTCATGTTGCTCCTGCGGAGCGCGGGCGGGGCGGGCGGTGCGGGCACCGGGGGCCGGTCGGCGCTGTCGGGGTCCGACGTCCTCTTCGACACGGGGCGCGCGAAATTCGACCTCACGCTGGCACTGACGGAGCGTCAGGGGGCGGACGGGGCGCGGGCCGGCCTCACGGGGGTGCTGGAGTACGCCACGGATCTGTACGACGCCGCCACGGCTCGGCTGGTCGTGGACTGCCTCGTCGCCGTGGTGCGCCAGGCGGCGTCGGCTCCGGAGCGGCGGATCGAGGAGTTCGACCTGCTGTCGGCGGCCGAACGGGCGGCGTCGGCGGGCCCGGACCCCGACCAAATCCACGCGCCGGACGTGCGGATCACCGACCTCTTCGCCCGGCGGGTCGCGTCCGCCCCGGATGCCGTGGCGCTGGTCGCGGACGGCCGGCGGACGACGTACGGCGCGCTCGGCGCCGCGTCGGACCGGCTCTCCCGGGAGCTGGTGGCGCGTGGCGTCGGACGCGGTGACGTGGTGGGGGTCCTGCTGGAGCCCGGAACGGCCCTGGTCGTGTCGGCGCTGGCCGCGCTCAAGTCCGGTGCCGCGTACGCGCTGAGGGACCCGGCGGCGGAGGGCGGGCGGGACGACGTCGCCGTACCGCTCGCGGCACTGGTCCACGGCGGTCCGGGTGCGGTGGACCGCTCGGGGTCCGTGTGGGCGGCGGCACAGGTGATCGAGGTGGACACCAACGGCGTTGCCGCCGGGGGGAGTTCCGAGGAGACCACGACCGGGGTGGCAGCCCCGCTGCTCGCGGGGAGCGCGTCGGACGGGGCGTATGTCCTGCCGGGCTCGCCCGCCCCGCTGTTCTCGCACCGTGCCGTCGTGGCCGCCGCCACGGACCCCTCGCTCGTCGGACCGAGCGTGTGGCTCCAGCACACACCGGTCTCCTCGGGGCGGTTCGCTCTGGAGCTGTGGGCGCCGCTGCTGAGCGGTGCGACGTGCGTGCTGTCGTCCGGCGGCAGCGGGCGGCCCGAGCGGATCGCGTCGCTCGTCACCGAGCACGAGGTCACCGCCGCGGTGCTGCCCGGCCGGGTGTTCGACGTGCTGGTGGACGACCACCCGGAGGCGTTCGCCCGGCTGGATCTCGTGGTGACCGCCGACGAGCCGCCCTCGGGCGGTCGACTGGCGCACGCACAGAGCCGGTTCGGACAGGTACGGACGGTCCACGGCCACGGTGCGGCGGGCAGTGTGTTCGGCCACGGCGGGAGCGTGGGCAACGAGCCGGGGCGGGAGCTGGCCTCGGCCGGGCGCCGCTACGTCCTGGACGGCAGACTGCGTCCGGTGCCCGTCGGGGTGCCGGGTGAGCTGTATGTCGCGGGTCCGCGCACGGCGGACGGCTTCCCGGGCCGGGGCGCCGCGTCCTCGGCGTACCTCACGGCGGATCCGTTCGGCCCGGTGGGCGGGCGGATGCACCGTACGGGCGAGTCGGCGGTCCGGGCGGCGGACGGGACCGTCCGTGTGCTGGGCCGGGCGGGGGACGCACCGCCGTCGGTGCGGGGGCTGCGGGTGGTGCCCCGGGAGATCGAGGCGGTCCTCGCCGGGCACCCGTCCGTCCGCCGGGCCGCCGTGCTCCTGCGGGAGGACGCACCCGGGGAGCGCCGGCTGGTCGCCTACCTGGTCGCGGCGGGCGGGGCGGGCGCTGCCGACCTGACGGCGGTACGGGCGGCCGTGGCGGAGACGCTGCCCGCGCACTGGGTGCCCGCGGAGTTCGTGGTCCTCGACGCGCTTCCGCTCACCCCGGAGGGCCGTCTCGACCGGGCGGCGCTGCCCGCGCCCGAGGACGTACGGACACCGTCGGCGGAGCCACCGCGTGACGCGCGGGAGGAGATTCTGCACGGCCTGTTCGTGGAGATCCTCGGCGGGCGGCCGATCAGCAGGGACGACAACTTCTTCCGGGTGGGCGGTCATTCGCTGCTCGCGGTGCGGCTGCTGAACCGCATCCGCTCCGCGCTGGGCGCCGAACTGACCCTGCGCGACGTGTTCACGGCACCGAGCGTCGCCACCCTGGTGGAACGTCTGCCCGCGAACGACGGGCCGAAGCCCGAGATGCCTCCGCAGGAGAGCCGCCCCACGCTGCGCCGCCGCACCCGGGCGGGCAGCCGCGTCCACGAGGCGGGGGTCCCGGCGGGCCGACCGTAG